One segment of Brassica napus cultivar Da-Ae chromosome C3, Da-Ae, whole genome shotgun sequence DNA contains the following:
- the LOC106384476 gene encoding glutathione S-transferase T2-like yields MDPNSYNNASKFVDLLTCQQIVFGFPQDSVQLSSSQVPYFGTQAHEASNFAEEGPAERRERKQWTPIDDLVLISAWLNTSKDAVVGNEQRCGTFWKRVAAYVFASPKVIEHIEASNCKQRWQKINDIVNKFCGAYEAASRERSSGQNENDVVKLAHEIFYNNRTKKFNLEHAWKELRNDQKWYQGASRPPGVKAAKAQRNKKDLAAEKKKDLPDGKVVAAFENMWSIKKEDLALKEKLSKMKMLECLLAKSEPLADYEEALKKKLITDLLP; encoded by the exons ATGGATCCTAATTCTTATAACAACGCGTCTAAGTTTGTTGATCTGCTTACTTGTCAACAAATTGTGTTCGGTTTTCCTCAAGATAGTGTCCAACTATCTTCTTCTCAAGTCCCCTATTTTGGAACTCAAGCTCACGAAGCTTCAAACTTTGCTGAAGAGGGTCCTGCAGAGCGTAGAGAAAGGAAGCAGTGGACGCCAATCGATGATCTTGTACTCATCAGCGCATGGTTGAATACAAGTAAGGATGCTGTTGTAGGAAATGAGCAGAGGTGTGGTACTTTCTGGAAGAGGGTTGCAGCATACGTTTTCGCATCTCCTAAGGTTATTGAACACATAGAGGCAAGTAATTGTAAACAACGCTGGCAGAAGATTAATGACATTGTCAATAAGTTTTGTGGGGCGTATGAAGCAGCAAGTAGAGAGAGAAGTTCTGGtcaaaatgagaatgatgttgtcaaacttgctcatgagattttCTACAACAACCgtacaaaaaaattcaatcttGAGCATGCTTGGAAAGAGCTGCGTAATGATCAGAAATGGT ATCAAGGCGCCAGTCGTCCGCCGGGTGTGAAGGCAGCTAAGGCCCAGCGTAACAAGAAGGATTTGGCagcggagaagaagaaggatttGCCAGATGGGAAGGTGGTGGCTGCGTTTGAAAATATGTGGAGCATCAAGAAGGAAGACTTGGCTTTGAAAGAGAAGCTGTCAAAGATGAAGATGCTTGAGTGTCTGCTTGCAAAATCAGAACCTTTAGCTGACTATGAAGAAGctctgaagaagaagcttaTCACTGACCTGTTGCCTTAA